In one window of Fulvia fulva chromosome 5, complete sequence DNA:
- a CDS encoding Inositol 2-dehydrogenase 3, which yields MAVRIGLIGLGMIGRDHLQRFQKVIVNAKVTAVCDINSTVANSIAQDTNAKPYTNATDLVNSPDVDAIFICSIGEVHKDQILASIAVGKPVFCEKPLTPTASEAQEIINAETQHGSRLLQLGFMRRFDPGYLALKEQIDSRALGETLLMHMAHRNPSMPGHFTQEKLINDSATHEIDIIRFLLDEDIVSVRIDKPRKQTPRVPGGFHDPLIVIFETSSGVRVDDELFVNCNYGYDIRCEVIGENNTAELNEQALISTRTANGAGARIAQSCMERFAVAYGREVQNFVDNVFNRRPMSGPSSWDGYVVAVVCDAGLRSLEDGQKHDVVLPERPGLYR from the exons ATGGCGGTACGCATAGGCCTCATAGGCCTTGGGATGATTGGGCGGGACCATCTACAACGCTTCCAGAAAGTCATCGTCAATGCCAAAGTGACTG CGGTCTGCGACATCAACTCCACAGTTGCCAACTCCATCGCCCAAGACACCAACGCCAAACCCTACACCAACGCCACCGATCTCGTCAACTCCCCCGACGTCGACGCAATCTTCATCTGCTCCATCGGCGAAGTCCACAAAGACCAGATCCTCGCTTCCATAGCCGTAGGCAAACCCGTCTTCTGCGAGAAACCCCTCACCCCGACCGCCTCGGAAGCACAAGAAATCATCAACGCTGAGACCCAACACGGCTCCCGCCTGCTCCAGCTCGGCTTCATGCGTCGCTTCGATCCAGGCTACTTGGCGCTGAAAGAACAAATCGACTCCCGAGCTCTTGGAGAGACGCTCTTGATGCACATGGCCCACCGCAATCCTTCGATGCCGGGCCACTTCACGCAGGAGAAACTCATCAACGATTCCGCCACGCACGAGATAGACATTATCCGCTTCCTGCTAGACGAAGACATCGTGTCTGTTCGCATCGACAAACCTAGGAAGCAGACTCCCCGTGTACCGGGAGGATTCCACGACCCGTTGATTGTCATCTTCGAAACGTCCTCGGGCGTGAGAGTTGACGACGAATTATTCGTAAATTGCAATTACGGCTACGACATTCGGTGTGAAGTCATTGGCGAGAACAACACCGCGGAGCTGAACGAGCAAGCCCTTATATCAACGAGGACAGCCAATGGTGCAGGCGCGAGGATTGCGCAAAGTTGCATGGAAAGGTTCGCAGTGGCTTATGGTCGGGAGGTGCAGAATTTCGTTGATAATGTGTTCAATCGGCGGCCGATGAGTGGACCGAGTTCGTGGGACGGATATGTGGTTGCGGTCGTTTGTGATGCGGGTTTGAGGAGTCTGGAGGATGGGCAGAAGCATGATGTGGTGTTGCCGGAGAGGCCGGGGTTGTATAGATGA
- a CDS encoding Nucleoside transporter FUN26 — protein MERIRRLWRGEQEQEYEPLSHSELSESRESLPTTTQTGRTGFHYIEYAIFLLLGISMLWAWNMFLAAGPYFQHRFRSSPWISENFQAAEISVSTITNLGSMLVLTRMQAGASYPRRIVVSLGINMVVFSLLAASTALEATPGVYFGFLMGMMFLTSLATGFCQNGVFAFVAGFGEMKYTQGIMTGQAVAGVLPCVAQIVSVLSFQGGDGDSREPPSHDQPPGPPPVKWTAALAYFITATAISVATLFAFSVLLARNRQPKKLQNGNTPDDTGDSEGRKSIPLLYLLRKLIWLASGVFVTFAVTMVFPVFTQRIVSVRPPQDQPPILQPASFIPLALLFWNMGDLAGRMITAVPSLSLTRRPRLVFVMALLRIVWVGGYHLCNIRGEGAIVNSDFFYLVVIQLLFGMSNGYLGSTCMIAAGEWVEDEEREAAGGFMGLCLVAGLTVGSLLSFFITGT, from the coding sequence ATGGAGCGTATCCGTCGCCTATGGCGAGGCGAACAGGAGCAAGAATATGAGCCTCTATCGCACAGCGAGCTCTCCGAGTCAAGAGAAAGCCTACCCACAACAACACAAACTGGACGCACCGGCTTCCACTACATCGAATATGCCATCTTCCTCCTCCTGGGCATCTCCATGCTCTGGGCCTGGAACATGTTCCTCGCCGCCGGTCCCTACTTCCAGCACCGCTTCCGCTCCTCTCCCTGGATCTCCGAGAACTTTCAGGCCGCGGAGATTTCCGTGTCGACCATTACGAATCTCGGGAGTATGCTGGTTTTGACACGCATGCAGGCGGGCGCGAGTTATCCTAGGAGGATTGTGGTGAGTTTGGGGATCAATATGGTGGTGTTTTCGCTGCTTGCGGCGAGTACGGCGCTTGAGGCTACGCCGGGGGTGTATTTTGGGTTTCTTATGGGGATGATGTTTTTGACGAGTTTGGCGACGGGGTTCTGTCAGAATGGGGTTTTTGCGTTTGTGGCTGGGTTTGGAGAGATGAAGTATACGCAGGGGATTATGACGGGGCAGGCGGTGGCTGGTGTGTTGCCTTGTGTTGCGCAGATTGTATCGGTGCTGTCGTTTCAAGGAGGAGATGGGGATTCTCGTGAGCCGCCGTCGCATGACCAGCCGCCTGGACCGCCTCCGGTGAAATGGACTGCGGCGCTCGCCTATTTCATTACTGCGACGGCGATATCAGTGGCTACGCTTTTCGCTTTTTCGGTATTGCTGGCTAGGAATCGTCAGCCGAAGAAATTGCAGAATGGGAATACACCTGACGACACTGGCGACAGCGAAGGTCGCAAATCAATACCGCTACTCTACCTACTTCGCAAACTGATCTGGCTGGCAAGCGGAGTGTTCGTGACATTCGCAGTCACTATGGTCTTCCCGGTCTTCACCCAGCGCATCGTCTCTGTGCGACCGCCGCAGGATCAGCCGCCGATCTTACAGCCAGCCAGCTTCATACCACTGGCGCTGTTGTTCTGGAACATGGGCGATCTGGCTGGCAGGATGATCACTGCAGTGCCTTCGCTCTCGCTGACTCGACGGCCGCGTCTGGTGTTCGTAATGGCACTTTTACGCATTGTGTGGGTCGGAGGATACCACCTATGCAATATCCGGGGCGAGGGAGCGATCGTCAACAGCGACTTCTTCTATCTGGTGGTGATCCAGCTGTTGTTTGGAATGTCCAATGGCTACCTTGGCAGTACCTGCATGATCGCCGCTGGGGAGTGGGTCGAGGATGAGGAAAGAGAGGCAGCTGGAGGATTCATGGGATTGTGCCTGGTCGCTGGGTTGACTGTAGGAAGTTTGCTGAGCTTCTTCATCACTGGCACTTGA
- a CDS encoding Putative sterigmatocystin biosynthesis peroxidase stcC gives MKVLTLGTFGLATITHAYPGAVAEVLPRDGKNFTQDRVVHGLNAGLNFDPALGATMFGQALVANPAPNATFFTLDQLNVHNVLEHDASLSRSDAYLGNNHVFNYSVFAESTKYWTGPIMDRDMMANSKIARQLQSKASNPGYRFTNSTENFSIGEILAPFVAFGDRQAVTVENRLVDYFFQNERLPTKLGWKRTNETVTLQGDILRLSEIFSKAASLITEEDSGKGSTHGEPTKRRRDLHAGIFYVIDSE, from the exons ATGAAGGTCCTCACGCTCGGTACCTTCGGTCTTGCGACCATCACACATGCCTATCCCGGTGCTGTTGCGGAAG TCCTCCCACGCGACGGCAAGAACTTCACCCAAGACCGCGTGGTCCACGGCCTGAATGCCGGTCTCAACTTCGACCCAGCCCTAGGGGCAACAATGTTCGGACAAGCCCTAGTAGCCAACCCAGCACCAAACGCAACCTTCTTCACCTTGGATCAACTCAACGTGCACAACGTTCTCGAGCACGATGCAAGCCTGAGCAGGTCGGATGCATACTTGGGCAACAACCATGTATTCAACTACAGTGTCTTTGCAGAGAGCACGAAGTACTGGACTGGTCCCATCATGGACCGGGACATGATGGCCAATAGTAAGATCGCCCGCCAACTGCAGAGCAAGGCGTCGAACCCGGGGTATCGCTTTACCAACAGCACCGAGAATTTCAGCATCGGCGAGATTCTGGCTCCGTTTGTGGCGTTTGGCGACAGGCAGGCGGTCACGGTGGAGAACAGGCTGGTGGACTACTTTTTCC AGAACGAACGACTCCCGACGAAGCTTGGCTGGAAGAGGACCAACGAGACTGTGACACTGCAGGGTGACATTCTCAGACTATCCGAGATTTTCAGCAAGGCTGCCAGTCTGATCACGGAGGAGGACTCGGGCAAAGGGTCGACGCATGGTGAACCGACTAAGAGGAGGCGAGACTTGCATGCTGGTATCTTCTACGTCATCGATTCTGAGTAG
- a CDS encoding putative squalene monooxygenase, producing MSVSILTHDAPKSLRFRAREQREMHHEADVVVVGAGIFGCAVAYALGNQGRSVILLEKSLQQPDRIVGELLQPGGVQALEKLGMRDCLEEIDAVRVLGYDVIYYGEEVRIPYPANARDDTAEAAKEKDYTDELRGMKRKRPEGRSFHHGRFISKLRRKAMSCPNVTVVEATATHLIRGEHTGHVLGVEATVNERQPNERHDSYFASLTIVADGYASKFRREFRKDAPVVKSKFWGLELIDAKLPMPNHGHVVLGEGAPLLLYQIGTRETRALVDIPQDLPSASVANGGVKGHLKNVVLPTLPAEVRPSFEVAIEKDRLRSMPNSWLPPTTNKAPGLVILGDAMNMRHPLTGGGMTVAFNDVVLLSELLSPENVPQLDNTKLVLKQMRTFHWRRKNLTSVINILAQALYALFAADDTQLKALQMGCFHYFKLGGNCIDGPVGLLAGIIRQPFVLFYHFFSVALYAIWIYITTGPVASLPIRAVMSAGVFWKACVVIFPYIFSELRS from the coding sequence ATGTCTGTCTCCATCTTGACACACGATGCGCCCAAGTCGCTCCGATTTCGAGCACGAGAACAGCGCGAAATGCATCACGAAGCAGATGTCGTCGTGGTCGGCGCCGGCATATTTGGATGTGCGGTGGCATACGCGCTCGGCAACCAGGGACGGAGTGTGATCTTGTTGGAGAAGTCGTTGCAGCAGCCAGACCGCATCGTGGGAGAGCTGCTTCAGCCAGGAGGCGTGCAGGCATTGGAGAAGTTGGGCATGCGAGACTGCCTGGAAGAGATTGACGCCGTTCGGGTCTTGGGCTACGACGTGATTTACTACGGCGAGGAGGTGCGAATACCATACCCGGCGAACGCGAGAGACGACACCGCCGAGGCGGCCAAGGAGAAGGACTACACGGATGAACTCCGAGGCATGAAGAGGAAGCGACCAGAAGGACGCTCATTCCACCATGGCCGCTTCATATCGAAACTGCGGAGGAAGGCCATGTCATGTCCGAACGTGACTGTGGTCGAGGCCACCGCGACACACTTGATCCGCGGAGAGCATACTGGGCATGTCTTGGGAGTGGAGGCGACCGTGAACGAAAGACAACCCAACGAGCGACACGATTCATATTTTGCCAGCTTGACCATCGTTGCCGACGGCTACGCGAGCAAGTTCAGGAGGGAGTTCAGGAAAGACGCACCCGTGGTCAAGTCGAAGTTCTGGGGTCTAGAGCTCATCGATGCGAAGCTCCCAATGCCCAACCATGGTCATGTGGTGCTTGGTGAGGGTGCCCCTTTACTGCTCTACCAGATTGGAACACGTGAGACGCGAGCCCTCGTCGATATACCACAAGATCTCCCATCGGCCTCCGTCGCGAACGGCGGTGTCAAGGGCCACTTGAAGAACGTGGTGCTACCTACCCTACCTGCAGAAGTTCGACCATCATTCGAAGTCGCAATCGAGAAAGACCGACTACGATCAATGCCGAACTCCTGGCTTCCACCCACAACGAACAAGGCTCCAGGTCTCGTTATTCTTGGCGATGCAATGAACATGCGTCATCCACTCACCGGAGGCGGCATGACAGTGGCCTTCAACGATGTGGTGCTCCTTTCCGAACTCCTGTCGCCCGAGAACGTACCGCAACTCGACAATACGAAGCTTGTCTTGAAGCAAATGCGCACTTTCCATTGGCGGCGGAAGAACTTGACATCCGTCATCAACATCCTCGCACAAGCTCTATACGCCCTCTTCGCCGCGGACGACACACAGCTAAAGGCACTACAAATGGGCTGCTTCCACTATTTCAAGCTCGGTGGCAACTGCATCGACGGACCTGTTGGACTTCTGGCGGGCATTATTCGACAGCCCTTCGTCCTGTTCTACCACTTTTTCTCCGTGGCGCTGTACGCTATCTGGATATACATTACAACAGGGCCTGTGGCATCGCTGCCGATAAGAGCTGTTATGAGCGCAGGTGTGTTCTGGAAGGCATGCGTAGTGATCTTCCCGTATATCTTCTCGGAGCTGCGAAGCTGA
- a CDS encoding Vacuolar iron transporter cccA, with translation MRERYTTEMLSYDSSSDTTAFPDHRTRSNSDSISHWISNLLSRSRRPTPPKRLPKSRTSSEEPPSKERFSSDIESQSSTSTLFPNSSSSQPPNPSSRLDPRIISDVIIGLSDGLTIRFALTAGLSTLSSTRVVIFAGMAELTAGAISMGLGGYLAAKSEEESYTATLNDTRKGVAYGSVDAVTSIRDILEPYDLPPALSEDLTYHLSKSPHLVQFLMHFRHNTPEPAATRAVTSGLTIACGYFLGGLLPLLPYFMVGQDEVMLALWWSFVFMAVSLFAFGYCKTCFVSGWHGGKNVWAGTRAGVQMMLVGGAAATCAMSLVRVFDSLGS, from the coding sequence ATGAGAGAACGCTACACTACCGAAATGCTCTCCTACGACTCCTCCTCCGACACCACAGCTTTCCCCGACCACAGAACAAGAAGCAACTCAGATTCCATATCCCACTGGATCTCCAACCTCCTCTCCCGCTCCCGCCGCCCAACACCCCCAAAGCGCCTCCCCAAATCCCGCACAAGCTCAGAAGAACCACCCTCAAAAGAGCGCTTCTCATCCGACATCGAATCCCAATCCAGCACCAGCACCCTCTTCCCCAACTCCTCCTCCTCCCAACCCCCCAACCCCTCCTCCCGCCTCGACCCAAGAATCATCTCCGACGTCATAATCGGCCTCTCAGACGGCCTAACCATCCGCTTCGCCCTCACAGCCGGCCTCTCAACCCTCTCATCAACGCGCGTCGTAATCTTCGCCGGGATGGCCGAACTCACCGCCGGCGCGATTTCCATGGGCTTAGGTGGCTACCTCGCCGCGAAAAGTGAAGAAGAATCTTACACAGCGACGCTGAACGATACGCGCAAAGGAGTCGCGTACGGGTCCGTGGACGCAGTGACTTCGATACGAGACATCCTTGAACCCTATGATCTTCCCCCGGCCTTGTCTGAGGATCTGACGTACCATTTATCGAAATCTCCGCATTTGGTGCAGTTTCTCATGCACTTCCGGCATAACACGCCAGAACCGGCGGCGACGAGGGCGGTGACGAGTGGGTTGACGATAGCGTGTGGGTACTTCCTTGGAGGCTTGCTTCCACTACTTCCATACTTCATGGTAGGGCAAGATGAGGTGATGTTGGCGCTGTGGTGGTCGTTCGTCTTCATGGCCGTGAGCTTGTTCGCGTTCGGGTATTGCAAGACATGCTTCGTGTCCGGATGGCATGGAGGGAAGAACGTTTGGGCAGGGACCAGGGCTGGCGTGCAGATGATGCTGGTGGGAGGAGCTGCGGCGACGTGTGCGATGAGTCTGGTGAGGGTGTTTGACTCGTTAGGCTCGTGA